A part of Aegilops tauschii subsp. strangulata cultivar AL8/78 chromosome 2, Aet v6.0, whole genome shotgun sequence genomic DNA contains:
- the LOC109783542 gene encoding BTB/POZ domain-containing protein At1g50280, giving the protein MDEACDLKVRVNGRHTLLLHQSVVCAFSGRLRAMAAREKKGKMTRARQSRGAAEALVSVELDGFPGGGEGFELVARFCYGDGRLPPLRPADVPLLHCAAAFLEMTEEVRAGNLLAQAEAFVDDGLCYWTWPDVLAAVKSCESFAADTSGAGLQEKLLSALFSRIDAGAETPKSNCSTSSTCSSSSQDTAGGRPSSAAKTPESVKPSCQSGGREWWFDDVASLSPPTVDKAMKVLGCYGADNKNLTLTRFLLHYLRRAATLRKADDSGGGVLAGLADTAVHGVALAGGGAAFSCRGLFSALRTVSAAGLSRECRRRLETLVGRMLDQATLDDLLVSGDGGGVYDVSLVMRLVRVFASSVEEDGSPSSSQRMRKAGRLVDKYLAEISPDQGLRVSRFLAVAESLPDSARDCYDGVYRALDIYLESHAELTVEERATLCRCLNYEKLTLEACKELARNRRIPPRIAVQALSLQRPPNSLQSPLSSPTPKRVMSDDEKEKETLRLNLGRMQGRVAELEMVCKEMRGKTRLSPRVVAAKGNKVLGGRGLPWMC; this is encoded by the exons ATGGACGAGGCATGTGACCTCAAGGTGCGCGTCAATGGCCGCCACACGCTCCTTCTCCACCAG AGCGTCGTGTGCGCCTTCTCTGGGCGGCTGAGGGCGATGGCGGCGCGGGAGAAGAAGGGGAAGATGACGAGGGCGAGGCAGAGCAGAGGAGCGGCGGAGGCGTTGGTGTCCGTTGAGCTCGACGGCTTCCCGGGAGGCGGCGAGGGGTTCGAGCTCGTGGCGCGGTTCTGCTACGGCGATGGCCGCCTCCCGCCGCTCCGCCCCGCCGACGTCCCGCTCCTGCACTGTGCTGCCGCGTTCTTGGAGATGACCGAGGAGGTGCGCGCCGGCAACCTCCTCGCCCAGGCCGAGGCCTTCGTGGACGACGGGCTCTGCTACTGGACGTGGCCCGACGTGCTCGCCGCCGTCAAGTCCTGCGAGTCCTTTGCCGCCGACACCTCGGGGGCAGGGCTCCAAGAGAAGCTGCTCTCCGCTCTGTTCTCCAGGATCGACGCGGGCGCGGAGACGCCCAAGTCCAACTGCTCCACGTCGTCGACGTGCTCGTCCTCGTCGCAGGACACGGCCGGCGGCCGGCCGTCTTCGGCCGCCAAGACGCCGGAGTCGGTGAAGCCATCGTGCCAGAGCGGCGGCAGGGAGTGGTGGTTCGACGACGTGGCGTCGCTGTCCCCGCCGACAGTCGACAAGGCCATGAAAGTGCTCGGCTGCTACGGCGCCGACAACAAGAACCTGACGCTGACGCGGTTCCTGCTGCACTacctccgccgcgccgccacgCTCCGCAAGGCCGAcgactcgggcggcggcgtccTCGCCGGCCTGGCCGACACGGCCGTGCACGGCGTGGcgctggccggcggcggcgcggcgttctcgtGCCGGGGCCTCTTCTCGGCGCTGCGGACCGTGTCGGCGGCGGGGCTGAGCAGGGAGTGCCGGCGCAGGCTGGAGACGCTGGTGGGGCGGATGCTGGACCAGGCCACGCTCGACGACCTCCTCGtgtccggcgacggcggcggcgtgtACGACGTGAGCCTGGTCATGCGGCTCGTCAGGGTGTTCGCGAGCTCCGTGGAGGAGGACGGCTCGCCGTCGTCGTCGCAGAGGATGAGGAAGGCGGGGAGGCTGGTGGACAAGTACCTGGCGGAGATCTCGCCGGACCAGGGGCTGCGGGTGTCCCGGTTCCTCGCCGTCGCCGAGAGCCTGCCGGACTCCGCCAGGGACTGCTATGACGGCGTGTACAGGGCACTAGACATCTACCTCGAG TCTCACGCGGAGCTGACCGTCGAGGAGCGCGCGACGTTGTGCCGGTGCCTCAACTACGAGAAGCTGACCCTCGAGGCGTGCAAGGAGCTGGCGAGGAACCGGCGGATCCCACCGAGGATTGCCGTGCAAGCATTGTCCTTGCAGCGGCCACCCAATTCGCTccagagccccttgtcgtcgcCTACACCGAAGCGGGTCATGTCGGATGACGAGAAGGAGAAGGAGACACTAAGGTTGAACCTAGGACGGATGCAGGGCCGGGTGGCGGAGCTGGAGATGGTGTGCAAAGAAATGAGAGGGAAGACGAGGTTGTCGCCCCGGGTTGTTGCGGCCAAGGGCAACAAGGTCTTGGGTGGTAGGGGCTTGCCTTGGATGTGCTAG